The genomic stretch TCACGGGAATCGTAATCGCCGAAACGTGGATAACAACACGATGATTCTGTGGAATGAGCATGAAGTGACGGTACAAGACTGGGCTACGCAGCTGGATCGATTTCCCCCAGAGAAACCAGTGGTGACGGTGATGGTGCAGTGTTTTGCGGGAGCTTTCGCGAACTTTATTTACGAAAAAGGCGATCCAAAACGCCCCGTTGCACCGCAAACTCGCTGTGGCTTTTTCGCCACGATCAAATATCGCCCGTCGGTCGGTTGTACTCCCGAGGTGAATGAAGCTGATTATGAAGACTATAGTTCCAGCTTCTTTGCGGGATTGAGTGGGATGAATCGCGTGGGGCAGCCAGTGGCGGCTGCGGACTACGATCAAGATGGTCGGGTCACCTATATGGAAGCCCATGCCTTTGCCAAAATTGATGAACAGGCCAGTGACTTGCCCATCTCCACCTCGGAAGCGTGGCTGCGCAATCGGGCTGATCGTCAGCTAGTTGATGCCACGATGGCCATGGCAATTGAGCAAGTCCTAAAAACTGCAAGGCCTGAGCAGCGCTATGTGGTGGAGGCAATTAGTCAGAAATTTCGCTTTGATCGATCGCAGTCATTTCTCAAAAATGTCGATGCGCTGCCTGTGACGGCGAAAGTTGATGAGTTACCCAAAACCTATTTGACCCGCTTGCAGCTGGAGTTAATCAATATTGCTGCGGAGCGGGCAGTGCGATCAGCGCCAGATAAAACGGCAATTCAAGTGCTCGATCGATTATTAAACTGTGAATCGGGATCTTGGCATTAACGTTGCATCCGATGGGAAGTGGTGTCCGATGGGCGGATGACAGATGGCGGATAGACAGGCTGACCACAAGCCGTTAGAGTCATGCGGTGATTGTCACTGCGCCCTCGCGAGATGGCTCAAATGCTCAGTTTGCCGTTCGGGTGTGCGATACTATCGCCCAACGCTCCATCATCTACGCTGGCTTAAAACCTCATGCCTCGATCGACCGCAAAATCATCTACACCGTCTGAGCCAACCTATATCTATGAATACCCGCAGCTTTACAGCGGTACCTTGCTCAAACGCTACAAACGGTTTTTTGCGGATATTGAACTCGACTCGGGTGAGCAAATCACGGCCCATTGTCCGAATACTGGCCCGATGACGGGTGTGTGTGAAATCGGTAACCGTGTCCAAGTTTCTCTCTCCGATAACAAAAAGCGTAAATTGCCCTATACCTGGGAATTGATCGAGCTGCACGATAATGAGCAGCCGGTTTGGGTCGGGGTGAATACAAGTCTGCCAAACCGGGTGATTCGCAACGCTTTGGAACAGCGTATATTCACGGAATTAACGGACTATACCGAAGTGCGTCGGGAAGTGCCCTATGGTCAGGAAAGAAGTCGTGTTGATTTTCTGCTTGAAGGTGCCGCCAAAGATATTTACGTTGAAGTGAAAAACACCACTTGGACTGATGGCACGATCGCCGTTTTCCCGGACACGGTCACGACGCGCGGTCAGAAACACATCCGCGAAATGATCAGTTTGTTACCGGAATATCGCGCGGTGATGCTTTATTTCATCAATCGTGGGGACTGTGACCGATTCGCACCAGGAGACGATCGTGACCCAGAATATGGTCAACTCTTACGCGCAGCTATGAGCCAAGGGATGGAAGTCCTTCCCTGCCGGTTTCAGGTCGATCCAGTGGGGATTCAGTACTTAGGGTTAGCTGATTTATCCTTTTAGACTAAACGTCGAAAACTACAGGCGGACAAAATTAGTGGTATTGTGTCTAAAATTCAATACCGCATTATGAGGTTTTAAATCTTAAAAGTATCTGTAAATTGATGGATGGTCGTGGTGGCTGGCGGTGTGTCTCACCGTGAATACTTTTTGGGCCAAAATAAAGGCCGAATTAAGTTAGTCGGGATTCTACGGATGACAGATATCTCGTTGTGAACGCCTTATCTAGAGTCGTCGGGATTCCCTGGCCCATTGATTGTTCAAGTGAATCATTTCGCAAAATCTGTGCTTAAATGGCACTTGATTTACTTAAATCTTGGCTGCAAAGTTATTTGCTGTGCGGCGGAGTCGTTGGATTTTACTCGTTTTCGGGCATCGTCCTGAATTGATGTTCAGTAAGGAAATGACATCGGTGATCAACCAATTCCTCACACGTGTATTGCAGACGCTACGCTCGATTGTTCGCTCCAATCGATTTTTGGCGATGACTACCTTAAGTGGTCTAACAGCACTCCTGCTTGTTGTCTCGCAGACCTGGGTCGGCGCAACGGGTAATACTTGGCAAAATGCTTCATTCCCAGTTGAGAATTTTCAAGCCTACACTTCGGCGTTTGGCTATCGAAGTTCTCCCTATGGTGGGGGTTCGCGTCAGTTTCACCGCGGTTTAGATATGGCGGCGCCAGAGGGCAGTTACATCCGTAATTGGTGGGCTGGTAAAGTTGTTGAAGTTTCAGATAATAGTGCCTGCGGCACCTCAGTGGTCATTGAGTCTGGGCAATGGGAGCATATTTACTGCCATATGCAGGGCCATGTGGAGCGTGATGCGAGTGGTCGCCTGTATGTTATCGATCGGGGTGGCGGTATTCAAATTTGGGAAGGTCAGACTGTGCCAGCGGGTTCGCGCATTGGCCGCATTGGGATGACTGGCCGGACCACAGGGCCACACCTCCATTGGGGTCTTAAGTATGGCGGTCAGTGGGTTGACCCTGCGTTAGTTTTGCGAGCTATGTATGCTCAGCAGGGTACAGCTTCGAATCCCCAGATTTCTAGCCGTTAGATCGTACGGCAGGTTGTATGCTTCTGGTCGCGTCAGCGGCATGTGATTGAACGATAAAAGCGGCGAGGCATTTTTGCCTCGCCGCTTTTGGTTGATGCCAAATTGTTGGCTACGCCGTTAACTGTGGATGATCAACTGTGGCTTTGATTTCCCAGTGAGCGTCGCCAGTATGGACGCGCGATTGGTCACTGCCGGTGCGGAAGTCGTGAATCCAATGGGAGTCGGGAGATCTTTGGCCATCACGCATGATCCAGATGGCGGAGATGTCGAGCCCTTTGTGTTCCCAGACCAAATCATCAGTGCCATCGCCATCCATATCGGCGATTGCTTTGATTTCCCAGCCAATGTCAGCTGTGACTAACACCGTTTCCGTGGCGATCGCATTGTGGTCGAATGTCCAGATTTTCGTCTCGTTGGTGAGTGGGTTGCGGGTGACGGTATCATCAATGCCATCACCATTGAAGTCACCGACCGACAGCGAAACCCCAGTGCTGGTGACCGCATTTACTAAAACAGTGCCTTCAACGGTGTGACCATCCATCCGCCAAATTGCCGTTTGGCCAGTGGCTTCCCAGTGATAGAGCAAATCGGTATCGCCATCTCCATCAAAGTCGCCCCAACCATCAACGGTCCAAGGGCTGGATTGCCCTGCGGGGGTCGTATGGGCGATTTCTCCGGTGGCATTCCGGACGAAAACGGCTTGGGTGACTTGGTGCTGGCTGTCTAGATGCCAAATGGCCGTTGCATCTTCCGTCGCACTATGGAACAGCAAATCGCCAATGCCATCACCATTCATATCGGGTGCACCAATTAGCTTCCAACCATTGGGAATCACCGCCCGCTGGCCATTCAGCGTTGGCGCAATGGCTGATTCTAATGTGGCGGTTTGACCATTGAGTTGGCCTAATGTGGCAATGAGAATATCGACGCCATTGTCGTATAGATGATCCTGAATGCCATCGCCGTTAAAGTCGGCTGCACCACTCAATTTCCAACTACTGCCCCATTCGACTGCGGTGCCGACGCGCGAATCACCGACTCCAGCACCATAGACGAGACTCTGGGCACCGACTAGCTCCGTGCCATTGTCGATATACCAGGCAGTGCCAATTCCTAATTTGCCGTGGTGCCAGAACAGTTCAGCCTTAGCGACATAACTGTCACCGTCATTTTTGGGCGGCTGATCATTCGGGTTTTCCGGTGTTGGGGAGCCAGGATTGGTCGGTGGATTGTCCGTTGGTGGCACAGTGGGTGGCACAACGGGGTTTTTGGGTTCGTCTTTGATGTCTCCACCGAGGGAATGACCAGTTGTATTCGGTTTATCGCTTGTGGGAACGACGGGATTCTGGGGTTCGTACTTAACGTTGCCCCCGCTCAGGGAATGATCATTTGTTTCCGGTTTGTCGGAGATGATGCTTGGCTCAATCGTCCGAATGGCCGTCCCTTGCGGGGTGTTTGTCCCAGTTGTGAGTGGATGAAATGTCAGATCTTGGCCAGCGTAAGCAGGATGGAGGGGCGGCTCGCTACCAAGTGCCCCCGCTGAATGATGGTTCAACATAGGAAGATTTTCGACTGGATTAGAAAGATGGGCAGAATCCAACTCGTCTCATCACGGCATCCGATCGATGCGGAGTTGTGGGGGCAACGAGGATGATATGAGTGCTCGGAATGAGGATGATATGAGTGCTCGGAATATAGTGTTCAGAAAAACTACATAGGGCAACGTGTAACGAGCGGGGGAGAGAACGTGTTTATACGTATGCCTGTAGATATAAATACTAGTGGAACAATTTATCGCCTGCGAGGAAATACGGTAAACTTCATCGATGCTAGCGAAACCATAAAGCTGGTATAAACTTGAAAATGCGGGTTTTAAGCCAAATGGCGTAGAATTTAAGCCTATTCTCTTGATTTTTGATTCGCCGACGATGGCAGCCAGCGTCATGTTGATTCGTCGGGCTTGGGATGGATTTCAGGGCATTAAAAATCCCCCGCGCTGGTTGTCAATTACGGACCAGCGCGGGGGATTTTAATGAGTCAAGCTGTGAGTGAATTAAGCCTGCGTTTAGGTGGCGGCACCAACGGGGATATTGTGTTTTGCTTGGAAGGCTTCGACGACTTTGATGAAGTCTTCTCCTTCAACGGTTTCTTCTTCGAGCAGCTTATCAACCAGTTCATCGATCAGGTCGCGATATTGTCCGAGTAAGTTGAGGGCATCCTGGTGACATTCGTTGGCAATACTGCGGACTTGTTGGTCAATCTTGATAGCTAGTTTTTCCGAGTGATCGGTGTTGCTGAGGGAACCGCCGCGTCCCGAGTACATCTCGTTTTCGCTTTCAAAGGCGAGTAATCCCAGCTCTGACATGCCATAGCGGGTAACCATTTCCCGGGCAAACTCGGCGACATTTTTAATATCGTTGCTGGCGCCGATCGTGACTTCGTCGTGGCCAAAGACAATTTCCTCGGCGGCCCGGCCACCCAGCATAATTCGAATACTATCGAGAATCCAGGCTTTGCTATAAAGACCGCTATCTACCAGTTCTTCGTTGTATGCCTGTTGGGCAAAACCCCCAATGCCACCGGAGCGCGGAATAATGGTGACTTTATTCAACTTTTCGGCATGGGGAAGCAATGTCATCAATAGCGCATGCCCGACCTCATGGTAGGCAATCAGCTTTTTCTTCTTGCTGTCTAATAGCGGCGTGAGTTTCATGCCGATTGTGATGCGGTCGATCGCGTCTTCGACTTCCTGCATGGTCATGGCTTCTTTGCGCCGCCGAGCGGTGAGAATTGCCGCCTCATTCAGCAAGTTTGCCAGCTTCGCGCCGGAGAAACCGGGTGTGCGGCGGGCGACCGCTTCTAAGGAAACGTCATCAGCGATCTTTTTGCTGCGGGCATGGACCCCAAGAATTTGGAGGCGGCCATTGTAAGCGGGCAAGTCAACGGTGACCTGCCGATCAAACCGGCCGGGACGGAGTAGTGCTTGGTCGAGGACATCGGGCCGGTTGGTGGCGGCAATCACGATCACGCCACTGTTCCCTTCAAAGCCGTCCATTTCGGTCAGCATTTGGTTTAAGGTTTGTTCGCGCTCGTCGTTACCGCCGCCGATACCGACGCCACGCTGCCGACCAACGGCGTCAATTTCATCAATAAAGATGATGCAAGGGGCATTCTCTTTGGCTTTTTTGAACAAATCCCGGACCCGGGAAGCGCCCACGCCCACAAACATTTCGACAAATTCAGAACCTGAAATACTGAAAAAGGGCACTCCGGCCTCACCGGCGATTGCCTTCGCCAGCAAGGTTTTACCCGTGCCGGGAGGGCCAATCAATAGGACGCCTTTAGGAATGCGGGCGCCGATCGCGGTGAATTTCTCTGGCTTTTTCAAGAAGGTGACAACTTCTTGGAGTTCCTCTTTCGCTTCTTCAATCCCAGCGACATCTTCGAAGTTTACGCCGGTTTTCGCTTCCATCTGGAACCGGGCTTTGGATTTCCCAAAGTTGAGTGCTTGGCCGGGGCCACCCGGTGAGTTCGCCGATCGCCGGAGGATGACAATCACCCCCACGATCAAGAACATCACAACAAATAACTGAATGAGTAGACCAACGAGTTCACGGTTATCTGCAGTGGGTTTTGACTCGACGGTGGTGCGATTGGCCTTGAGCCGCTCGACCAATTCTGAGTTGTCGATCATTAAGTCGGTGGTGTAGGGCTTATCCTTCTCCGGATTCTGACCCTCTAAAAACAGTGTGGCCAATCGACGTTGTTTATCAATTCGAATGCTGGCGACTTTGCCTTCGTCAATTTTTTTCAGCAGTTCACCGTAGGATAGCTTCTGTGCATCCTGCTTTTGTTGGGGCGTGGCGGTTTGAGCTAATGTGCGCTGAGGCATGGCCATGGTGGCGGGGCCAATCATCAGACTTAGCGCCAGGAATGTTTTGAGCAGCCCTGTGTGCTTGCCGGAAGTAATCAGACTTCCGCCAGATTTCCACAACCCTCTAACCATGCCCTGCCTCTATTACTTCAACAAAATTTTGAACTGGACTTTTGAACCTCTAGTCTAACCTTGCTTGAGGTGACTGTGTGTTTGATTTACGGGCGGATTACCCGACCGTTATGGGAATGTCTAATGCCGCAGGCCGAGAATGCGTGGGGCTAAATATTTTTCGGTCTGAGTGCGCAGCCCTAGCTCAGTTTTCAGGTCCAGGACTTCTGCATCCGGAGACAGTTGCGATTACCTTGGCGATCGTAGCTGACGCGATCGACCAAACGGCGTAATAAAAACCAGCCATAACCGCCTTTGCGTAGGGTTCCAGGCTGGGGCTCTTCGATGCTATTGGGGTCGAAGGGATGACCGGCATCCCAGATTTGGATTTCGACATGTGCCGGGCCAAGGGCGACTTTCACTTCGATCCGCGTATCGGCGGGTAAGCCCGCATGGGCATGCCGCACAGCATTCGTGAAGCCTTCAGCTAGGGCAAGATTAAGCCGATATACTTGGCCTTCGATCGCCGTCCACTGTGACTGATTTCGACGGCACAACTGGCGAAACCATGCCTGTAAATCATTCAATGAGTGCAAATCACTTTTTACGGTGTAACCAGCTTTGGTTAGCATTGAGTGGCACCTCCCGCTGAATGGCAATGGCTATCCTGTTGGTTGCTCGATCGGCAGATCGCTCAGATAGATTGCAATCACGCTTATTATCAAGCACTAGCCTAAAGGAAAGTTGACAATTCCTGAGTCATCTTTGTCTTTAAAGTAACGCTTTGAAATATTTTCTGCCAAAGAGATTACTAAGTTGCGGAAAATATGAGTTCTGTTTGGTGCGAGTCGCGGCAATATTCCACAATAAATAGCCGGCTTTGGTAATCACCAAAGCCGGCTATTTGATTCAACCAATTCAACAATCAAACTTAGGGAAGAGCGCCTAAATGCGTCTCCCCCACTAAATAATTGATTTGATTACAGACCCAAGGTCAATGCTTTATCGACAGGGAAGATAGCGCCAGCGCCCAAATACAGGGTGACAGCTGTACCAAACATGAAGACAGTCATCGCCAAAGGACGACGGAATGGGTTTTGGAACTTATTCACACCTTCCAAGAAAGGCACTGTGAACAGACCCAGGGGTACGGATGCCATCAAGACTACGCCGAGGAGCTTGTTCGGCACCAGGCGGAGAATGTTGAACACTGGATATAGATACCACTCAGGCAAAATTTCCAACGGTGTTGCGAAGGGATTTGCGGGTTCGCCAACCATCGCTGGGTCAAGCACTGCTAGGCCCACGAGACAAGCGATCGTTCCCAGGATTACGACTGGGAACATGTAGAGTAGGTCATTCGGCCAGGCAGGCTCACCGTAGTAGTTGTGCCCCATGCCTTGGGCGAGTTTTGCGCGTAGATCCGGATCCGATAGATCCGGCTTAATTTGAGTACTCATAGTGTTTTATGACTCTCTTCGTGAACCGTTCGAAAAATGATTACTTGATAATCGCGATTGGTCACGACTCGAGAACCATGACCAATGCGCAAAGTATTTTCTGATTAGTTAAATGATAACTGGTGTAACTCGGCGATGCCGCCACGCTCATCATGAAACTTTAACCTGTGTAAAAAAGGATTGATGACCTCGGGCCGTCAACGCGTCATTTACAAAGGACCAGAGATACCTTGCTTACGAATCATCAAGAAGTGCACCAGCATAAACACTGCGATCAGCCAAGGCAGAACGAATGTGTGGGCACTGTAATAACGTGTCAATGTTCCTTGGCCAACACTTGCACCACCGCGCAAGAGGTCAGCCATTAGCACACCCACAACGGGGATTGCTTCCGGTACACCAGACACGATTTTAACTGCCCAATAACCAACTTGGTCCCAAGGCAGAGAGTAGCCAGTTACACCGAACGATACGGTGATCACGGCCATGACAACGCCGCTCAACCAAGTCAATTCGCGGGGCTTCTTGAAGCCACCGGTCAAGTAGACGCGGAAGACGTGCAAAATCATCATCAACACCATCATGCTGGCAGACCAGCGGTGGATGGAGCGAATTAACCAACCGAAGTTCACATCATTCATGATGAACTGCACTGAAGAGAAGGCTTCAGCCACGGTCGGCTTGTAGTAAAAAGTCATTGCAAATCCAGTTGCGAACTGGATTAGGAAGCAAGTGAGCGTAATCCCACCCAAGCAATAGAAGATATTCACGTGGGGAGGCACGTACTTGCTGGTGATGTCCTCGGCAATCGCTTCCATTTCTAAGCGTTCCTCGAACCAATCGTACACCTTAGACATAGTCGCAAGCGTCCCTAAAAATGATTGCTGTTCATAAAAAATGTAACACAGTCTGAAGTCGGTTACTATCGGCGGCGCTCCCTGTGAGTCACGTTTTGCCTTGGGCCTTGCGATACAAAAGTTCAAATCTTGGGTCGCAAACCCGGCAATTTTAGTTACTCAAATTCACTAAACTTTACTTAAATTCATCTTTGTCGATCAATCGATCAAAATTTTCTACTAAAGGATTCTCCGAAGCAGGTTTCCTGTGCGGCATTCCTGCCTACAATAGACAACTATGAGAAAGCTATCTATTGGTTGGAGTACACTGGGCGCCCAGTGGCAATCGCCGTTCTGGGGGCGACGTTCCTTAATGTGGGTTT from Romeriopsis navalis LEGE 11480 encodes the following:
- a CDS encoding caspase family protein; its protein translation is MRRTCRSLLCLVVASLGLTTGLSSCIAAHPRPFSPSAVLDEIAAKSPGSIAVQRPTNVAQTSGCAAKRTKPDFLVFGGGGAPSYNEIAIEKNVLYFQRTLKALKLTASQSLIYFANGNNGEKTIRFIDPQTQKQRFKAHEITGVRGPATWTNLRSALTQAAKSASKSPLFFYFTGHGNRNRRNVDNNTMILWNEHEVTVQDWATQLDRFPPEKPVVTVMVQCFAGAFANFIYEKGDPKRPVAPQTRCGFFATIKYRPSVGCTPEVNEADYEDYSSSFFAGLSGMNRVGQPVAAADYDQDGRVTYMEAHAFAKIDEQASDLPISTSEAWLRNRADRQLVDATMAMAIEQVLKTARPEQRYVVEAISQKFRFDRSQSFLKNVDALPVTAKVDELPKTYLTRLQLELINIAAERAVRSAPDKTAIQVLDRLLNCESGSWH
- the sfsA gene encoding DNA/RNA nuclease SfsA, producing MPRSTAKSSTPSEPTYIYEYPQLYSGTLLKRYKRFFADIELDSGEQITAHCPNTGPMTGVCEIGNRVQVSLSDNKKRKLPYTWELIELHDNEQPVWVGVNTSLPNRVIRNALEQRIFTELTDYTEVRREVPYGQERSRVDFLLEGAAKDIYVEVKNTTWTDGTIAVFPDTVTTRGQKHIREMISLLPEYRAVMLYFINRGDCDRFAPGDDRDPEYGQLLRAAMSQGMEVLPCRFQVDPVGIQYLGLADLSF
- a CDS encoding M23 family metallopeptidase; translation: MAAKLFAVRRSRWILLVFGHRPELMFSKEMTSVINQFLTRVLQTLRSIVRSNRFLAMTTLSGLTALLLVVSQTWVGATGNTWQNASFPVENFQAYTSAFGYRSSPYGGGSRQFHRGLDMAAPEGSYIRNWWAGKVVEVSDNSACGTSVVIESGQWEHIYCHMQGHVERDASGRLYVIDRGGGIQIWEGQTVPAGSRIGRIGMTGRTTGPHLHWGLKYGGQWVDPALVLRAMYAQQGTASNPQISSR
- a CDS encoding FG-GAP repeat domain-containing protein encodes the protein MLNHHSAGALGSEPPLHPAYAGQDLTFHPLTTGTNTPQGTAIRTIEPSIISDKPETNDHSLSGGNVKYEPQNPVVPTSDKPNTTGHSLGGDIKDEPKNPVVPPTVPPTDNPPTNPGSPTPENPNDQPPKNDGDSYVAKAELFWHHGKLGIGTAWYIDNGTELVGAQSLVYGAGVGDSRVGTAVEWGSSWKLSGAADFNGDGIQDHLYDNGVDILIATLGQLNGQTATLESAIAPTLNGQRAVIPNGWKLIGAPDMNGDGIGDLLFHSATEDATAIWHLDSQHQVTQAVFVRNATGEIAHTTPAGQSSPWTVDGWGDFDGDGDTDLLYHWEATGQTAIWRMDGHTVEGTVLVNAVTSTGVSLSVGDFNGDGIDDTVTRNPLTNETKIWTFDHNAIATETVLVTADIGWEIKAIADMDGDGTDDLVWEHKGLDISAIWIMRDGQRSPDSHWIHDFRTGSDQSRVHTGDAHWEIKATVDHPQLTA
- the ftsH gene encoding ATP-dependent zinc metalloprotease FtsH; the encoded protein is MVRGLWKSGGSLITSGKHTGLLKTFLALSLMIGPATMAMPQRTLAQTATPQQKQDAQKLSYGELLKKIDEGKVASIRIDKQRRLATLFLEGQNPEKDKPYTTDLMIDNSELVERLKANRTTVESKPTADNRELVGLLIQLFVVMFLIVGVIVILRRSANSPGGPGQALNFGKSKARFQMEAKTGVNFEDVAGIEEAKEELQEVVTFLKKPEKFTAIGARIPKGVLLIGPPGTGKTLLAKAIAGEAGVPFFSISGSEFVEMFVGVGASRVRDLFKKAKENAPCIIFIDEIDAVGRQRGVGIGGGNDEREQTLNQMLTEMDGFEGNSGVIVIAATNRPDVLDQALLRPGRFDRQVTVDLPAYNGRLQILGVHARSKKIADDVSLEAVARRTPGFSGAKLANLLNEAAILTARRRKEAMTMQEVEDAIDRITIGMKLTPLLDSKKKKLIAYHEVGHALLMTLLPHAEKLNKVTIIPRSGGIGGFAQQAYNEELVDSGLYSKAWILDSIRIMLGGRAAEEIVFGHDEVTIGASNDIKNVAEFAREMVTRYGMSELGLLAFESENEMYSGRGGSLSNTDHSEKLAIKIDQQVRSIANECHQDALNLLGQYRDLIDELVDKLLEEETVEGEDFIKVVEAFQAKHNIPVGAAT
- a CDS encoding ATP-binding protein — encoded protein: MLTKAGYTVKSDLHSLNDLQAWFRQLCRRNQSQWTAIEGQVYRLNLALAEGFTNAVRHAHAGLPADTRIEVKVALGPAHVEIQIWDAGHPFDPNSIEEPQPGTLRKGGYGWFLLRRLVDRVSYDRQGNRNCLRMQKSWT
- the petD gene encoding cytochrome b6-f complex subunit IV — its product is MSTQIKPDLSDPDLRAKLAQGMGHNYYGEPAWPNDLLYMFPVVILGTIACLVGLAVLDPAMVGEPANPFATPLEILPEWYLYPVFNILRLVPNKLLGVVLMASVPLGLFTVPFLEGVNKFQNPFRRPLAMTVFMFGTAVTLYLGAGAIFPVDKALTLGL
- the petB gene encoding cytochrome b6; its protein translation is MSKVYDWFEERLEMEAIAEDITSKYVPPHVNIFYCLGGITLTCFLIQFATGFAMTFYYKPTVAEAFSSVQFIMNDVNFGWLIRSIHRWSASMMVLMMILHVFRVYLTGGFKKPRELTWLSGVVMAVITVSFGVTGYSLPWDQVGYWAVKIVSGVPEAIPVVGVLMADLLRGGASVGQGTLTRYYSAHTFVLPWLIAVFMLVHFLMIRKQGISGPL